Proteins encoded in a region of the Candidatus Eremiobacterota bacterium genome:
- a CDS encoding benzoate-CoA ligase family protein, with the protein MKKGYGTINEALEDHASAAPQRTAIYYDSRIIPYGALLEGVNRMGNVLKMKGIAAGERVVMALPDCPEFFYCFLGAMKAGAWPVPLNPAMHRETFEFVLKDTEAAALITIADSQAAGAPSEHLKERMIVGGEEFQGLLEGASPELAHAPFHEDDMAFMLYSSGSTGLPKGVPHRHSDILFTARTFGKHVAGFTADDISLSASKLFFAYGLGNSLSFPLTYGASVVLYRDKATPRELFRLIREYRPTLFFAVPSAYSMMLGIIDSSCTTDSLRSCFSAGEALPAPLYHEWKKYTSLDILDGIGSTEALHIFISNIKEKVVPGSSGYIIPGYEARIVDEKGRAVEPGQEGHLQVRGASTAPHYWNRPEKTAETMGADGWLNTGDIFVEEGGCYRYQGRNDDMFKVDANWVSPLQIESTLKEHGAVLDCGVTWRTLGGLVKPVAFVVLKDRSSASPALARELRSHVLAKLLDYMCPVQFEFVEDLPRTDTGKLQRFRLRELLPFPGTRSSDA; encoded by the coding sequence ATGAAAAAAGGATATGGAACCATCAATGAAGCTCTTGAGGACCACGCATCAGCGGCGCCTCAAAGGACGGCCATATATTACGATTCCCGCATAATACCCTATGGCGCCCTTCTTGAAGGCGTGAACAGGATGGGGAATGTCCTTAAAATGAAGGGGATTGCCGCTGGTGAGCGCGTGGTGATGGCCCTCCCCGACTGCCCGGAGTTCTTTTATTGTTTCCTGGGCGCCATGAAGGCCGGCGCATGGCCGGTGCCGCTGAATCCTGCCATGCACAGGGAAACCTTTGAGTTTGTTCTTAAGGACACAGAGGCTGCGGCCCTCATCACCATTGCCGATTCACAGGCGGCCGGGGCCCCGTCGGAGCACCTGAAGGAGAGAATGATTGTGGGAGGAGAAGAGTTTCAAGGCCTTCTCGAGGGCGCATCACCTGAGCTTGCCCATGCTCCGTTTCATGAGGATGATATGGCTTTCATGCTTTACAGCTCGGGGAGCACAGGTCTTCCCAAGGGAGTACCCCACCGCCACAGCGACATCCTTTTCACGGCCCGCACCTTCGGAAAGCACGTTGCAGGCTTCACTGCCGACGATATCAGCCTCTCGGCGAGCAAGCTTTTCTTCGCTTACGGCCTCGGGAACAGTCTGAGCTTCCCCCTGACGTACGGCGCTTCGGTGGTGCTTTACCGGGACAAGGCGACGCCCCGGGAGCTTTTCAGGCTTATCAGGGAATACAGGCCTACCCTCTTTTTCGCCGTTCCCTCCGCTTATAGCATGATGCTCGGCATAATTGATTCCTCATGCACAACAGACTCCCTGAGAAGCTGCTTTTCTGCGGGAGAGGCGCTTCCCGCCCCCCTCTACCATGAGTGGAAAAAATATACATCACTTGATATCCTTGATGGAATAGGCTCCACTGAAGCCCTCCACATTTTTATCTCGAACATTAAGGAGAAAGTGGTCCCCGGTTCCTCGGGGTACATTATCCCTGGCTATGAAGCGAGGATTGTCGATGAAAAGGGCCGGGCGGTGGAGCCGGGGCAGGAAGGGCATCTCCAGGTGAGAGGGGCGAGCACGGCGCCCCACTACTGGAACAGGCCTGAGAAGACTGCCGAGACCATGGGAGCTGATGGATGGCTCAACACCGGCGATATTTTTGTCGAGGAGGGGGGCTGCTACCGCTACCAGGGGAGAAATGACGACATGTTCAAGGTCGATGCCAACTGGGTCTCGCCTCTTCAGATTGAGAGCACTCTGAAGGAACACGGGGCGGTGCTTGACTGCGGCGTGACCTGGCGAACTCTCGGGGGACTGGTAAAGCCAGTGGCCTTCGTGGTGCTCAAGGACAGAAGCTCCGCTTCTCCGGCTCTGGCAAGGGAGCTCAGAAGCCACGTGCTCGCAAAGCTTCTTGACTATATGTGCCCCGTGCAGTTTGAGTTTGTCGAGGATCTTCCCAGGACAGATACCGGAAAGCTTCAGCGATTCAGGCTGAGGGAGCTCCTGCCTTTCCCGGGAACCCGCTCCAGCGATGCCTGA
- the hisC gene encoding histidinol-phosphate transaminase, translating into MTSWSPASFLPAHVRRFEPYVPSRPDAELRKMYGCDRIFRLNNNENTLGPPPAAREVIESFNSERAAQYPSGDSFYLRHKLAEKFGLSPDEFIVGNGANEVIAFVIKTFCEQGDNIITADKTFAVYEWVAKFSGIEARLVPLRNYFFDERAILSRIDERTKIIFICNPNNPTGTYWDAPRLKRFLESIGGRQIVVVDEAYAEFVEKSDYPQGMSLIDQYPNLVVFRTFSKMYGLAGLRVGYLAARQEVVDALRRTCVVYSVNTIGQEAALAAKAALGDEDYIAATRKMVREGKEYLIAELEKMRLPIICGEGNFLMVRLPMSDMLVHRRLLCSGVLVRTMTGFRFPNHIRVSIGTREALECLVENLGRIISS; encoded by the coding sequence ATTACCTCCTGGTCTCCTGCCTCCTTTCTTCCTGCCCATGTGAGGCGGTTCGAACCCTACGTCCCGAGCAGGCCTGATGCCGAGCTCAGGAAGATGTATGGCTGCGACCGGATCTTCAGGCTCAACAACAATGAGAATACCCTTGGCCCCCCTCCCGCCGCCCGCGAGGTAATAGAGAGCTTTAACTCTGAGAGGGCGGCTCAGTATCCCAGCGGCGATTCCTTCTATCTCCGCCACAAGCTTGCAGAAAAGTTCGGTCTGAGCCCCGATGAGTTCATTGTGGGCAACGGCGCCAACGAGGTCATCGCTTTCGTGATAAAGACCTTCTGTGAGCAGGGAGACAACATCATCACCGCAGACAAGACCTTTGCCGTCTATGAGTGGGTGGCAAAGTTCTCGGGGATCGAAGCGAGGCTGGTGCCTCTCAGGAATTACTTCTTTGACGAGAGAGCGATTCTCTCCCGGATCGACGAGCGCACCAAGATCATTTTCATCTGCAATCCCAATAATCCCACGGGAACCTATTGGGATGCCCCGCGGCTCAAAAGATTTCTGGAGAGCATCGGAGGGAGGCAGATCGTCGTCGTTGATGAGGCTTACGCGGAATTTGTCGAGAAGAGCGATTATCCCCAGGGAATGAGCCTGATTGACCAGTACCCCAATCTGGTGGTGTTCCGCACCTTTTCAAAGATGTACGGCCTGGCGGGCCTCAGGGTAGGCTATCTCGCCGCGAGGCAGGAGGTTGTCGATGCGCTGAGGCGCACCTGCGTGGTCTACTCCGTGAACACCATAGGCCAGGAGGCGGCGCTCGCTGCGAAGGCAGCCCTTGGCGACGAAGACTACATCGCTGCCACGAGGAAGATGGTGAGGGAGGGGAAGGAATACCTTATCGCTGAGCTGGAAAAGATGAGGCTTCCCATCATCTGCGGCGAGGGTAATTTTCTCATGGTGAGGCTCCCTATGAGCGATATGCTTGTACACCGCAGGCTGCTTTGCTCAGGCGTGCTGGTGCGCACCATGACTGGATTCCGTTTCCCTAACCACATAAGGGTGTCCATCGGTACCAGGGAGGCCTTGGAGTGCCTCGTAGAGAATCTCGGCAGGATCATCTCGTCCTGA
- a CDS encoding (2Fe-2S)-binding protein, translated as MVITFFLNGDKMTVEAPSQRRVVDLLREDLGLTGTKESCGMGDCGACTILVDGESRLSCLMYAAQIEGRELFTIEGAAREGAFHALQEAFVMKGAVQCGFCIPGMVLAGIDFLRRTPQPTREEIRRGISGNLCRCGSYQKIVDAVEIIGRQGGLP; from the coding sequence ATGGTAATAACTTTCTTCCTGAATGGCGACAAAATGACTGTGGAAGCTCCCTCTCAGAGGAGAGTCGTTGACCTGCTGAGAGAGGACCTGGGCCTCACAGGCACCAAGGAGTCCTGCGGCATGGGAGACTGTGGCGCCTGCACAATATTGGTGGACGGTGAGAGCAGGCTCTCCTGCCTCATGTACGCGGCGCAGATCGAAGGGAGAGAGCTCTTTACCATCGAGGGAGCCGCTCGGGAAGGAGCTTTCCATGCCCTTCAGGAGGCCTTTGTAATGAAAGGTGCTGTACAGTGCGGGTTCTGCATACCGGGGATGGTGCTCGCAGGCATCGATTTCCTCAGGCGCACTCCCCAACCCACGCGGGAGGAGATCCGCCGGGGCATCTCGGGGAATCTCTGCCGATGCGGCAGTTATCAGAAGATAGTTGACGCCGTCGAGATCATAGGCCGCCAGGGAGGGCTCCCATGA
- a CDS encoding xanthine dehydrogenase family protein subunit M — translation MKEVHIPRSLNQVWDLLDREPGAMLYAGGTDLIPKVRKGLLSPPSLICLERVRALKEVTDGGEEVFLGAGLTHHRVEALPSVQREFPLLAQAVGVLASPPIRHMGTMGGNIVTASPAGDTLPALTVLRAEVELVARERTRRMALADFIKGPGRTALEPGEILRGLWIRKASHFSVHHYEKVGRRKAQAIAVVSMAALLLMEGDIVKEARFAWGSAGPTVMTSRAVEEVFTGNPLSLEVLKRAALLAESAVKPIDDIRASAAYRREVAGRLLFRLLPGEIPSAGGEPGSLPLRGEPCPFLTDGASGLS, via the coding sequence ATGAAGGAAGTTCATATTCCCCGCAGCCTCAATCAAGTCTGGGACCTTCTCGACAGGGAGCCAGGCGCCATGCTCTATGCGGGAGGCACCGATCTGATCCCCAAGGTGCGTAAAGGCCTTCTTTCGCCTCCCTCTCTGATCTGCCTCGAAAGGGTGAGAGCGCTGAAAGAAGTCACCGACGGAGGTGAAGAGGTCTTCCTGGGCGCGGGACTTACCCATCACCGCGTCGAAGCCCTGCCGTCTGTCCAGAGAGAGTTTCCTCTCCTCGCACAGGCTGTCGGCGTCCTCGCGTCTCCTCCCATCCGCCACATGGGCACCATGGGGGGGAACATAGTCACGGCCTCGCCGGCGGGCGATACGCTGCCGGCACTGACGGTGCTCCGCGCCGAGGTGGAGCTTGTCGCGAGGGAGCGCACCAGGAGGATGGCACTTGCTGACTTCATAAAAGGCCCCGGCCGGACGGCCCTTGAGCCCGGCGAAATCCTCCGGGGCCTCTGGATAAGGAAAGCTTCCCATTTTTCAGTCCACCACTATGAAAAGGTGGGAAGAAGAAAGGCCCAGGCAATTGCCGTGGTAAGCATGGCGGCCCTTCTGCTGATGGAGGGTGATATCGTGAAGGAAGCGCGCTTCGCCTGGGGGAGTGCGGGGCCCACCGTAATGACTTCCAGAGCCGTTGAGGAAGTCTTCACGGGGAATCCGCTCTCTCTTGAGGTGCTGAAAAGGGCTGCCTTACTGGCCGAGAGCGCGGTGAAGCCCATAGACGATATAAGGGCGTCAGCGGCATATCGCCGCGAAGTGGCGGGCCGTCTGCTCTTCCGCCTGCTTCCCGGGGAAATCCCGTCTGCCGGTGGAGAGCCAGGGTCTTTACCCCTCAGGGGGGAGCCCTGCCCCTTCCTCACCGACGGTGCTTCCGGCCTTTCCTGA
- a CDS encoding aminotransferase class I/II-fold pyridoxal phosphate-dependent enzyme, translating into MAKEAASRTGTIPPSLITVANEWVRAYRAVNLASGFPEFPVEESIKEKVRELVTGDINQYSLVAGALSLRDALAEKLSAFNGIKADAGKEITITCGTAEALFIALFSLVNPGDEVIIFEPSFESYVPDVIMAGGVPRLVRLTPPSWDMDRARLKSLFNNRTKAVIVNTPHNPTGKVFTRDELLFIGELCARWGAFVITDEIYEYITYEGNRHVSMASLPGMGELTVTTGGLGKTFNCTGWRLGYAVAPESITASMRKVHTYVTVCAPSPLQEAGAHALKLPESYIENLRLLYHRHRDLLCTVLAGAGFIPFKPQGAYYVMADFTPLGFHDDMECAHYLAKEIGVGAVPERAFCAEGSPSGTTLRFCFCKKEETLMKAGERLKKLAEGRRGGI; encoded by the coding sequence ATGGCAAAAGAAGCGGCCTCAAGGACCGGCACCATTCCTCCCTCCCTTATCACCGTCGCCAATGAGTGGGTGAGAGCTTACAGGGCGGTGAATCTTGCCTCGGGGTTCCCCGAGTTCCCCGTCGAGGAGAGCATCAAGGAAAAAGTCCGCGAGCTTGTCACCGGCGATATCAACCAGTACTCCCTCGTGGCCGGCGCGCTATCCCTTCGTGATGCGCTTGCGGAGAAGCTTTCGGCCTTCAACGGCATAAAAGCCGATGCAGGAAAAGAGATAACGATAACCTGCGGCACCGCCGAGGCCCTTTTTATAGCCCTCTTCTCCCTGGTCAACCCCGGGGATGAGGTAATCATCTTTGAGCCCTCCTTTGAGAGCTATGTCCCTGACGTGATAATGGCCGGCGGCGTGCCCCGGCTTGTGAGGCTCACGCCTCCCTCGTGGGATATGGACAGGGCCCGCCTCAAGAGCCTTTTCAACAACCGCACGAAGGCCGTCATTGTCAATACCCCCCATAATCCCACGGGAAAGGTCTTCACGCGTGACGAGCTCCTCTTTATCGGGGAGCTTTGTGCCCGTTGGGGCGCCTTTGTCATCACCGATGAGATTTATGAGTACATCACCTATGAAGGAAACCGCCACGTGAGCATGGCCTCCCTTCCAGGCATGGGAGAGCTCACCGTCACCACAGGGGGCCTGGGAAAGACTTTCAACTGCACGGGGTGGCGCCTGGGTTACGCCGTAGCCCCTGAAAGCATTACCGCTTCCATGCGGAAAGTGCACACCTATGTCACCGTATGCGCTCCTTCGCCTCTCCAGGAGGCAGGTGCCCATGCCCTTAAGCTCCCGGAGTCCTACATCGAGAACCTTCGCCTCCTTTACCACAGGCACCGGGATCTGCTCTGCACGGTACTGGCGGGGGCAGGCTTCATTCCTTTCAAGCCCCAGGGGGCCTATTACGTGATGGCCGATTTTACGCCCCTGGGCTTTCATGATGACATGGAGTGCGCCCATTACCTTGCGAAAGAGATCGGGGTAGGGGCTGTACCTGAGAGGGCTTTCTGCGCCGAGGGCTCACCGTCAGGCACCACCTTGAGGTTCTGCTTCTGCAAGAAGGAGGAAACGCTGATGAAGGCGGGGGAACGGCTCAAGAAGCTCGCGGAAGGAAGAAGGGGCGGCATATAG
- a CDS encoding type II secretion system F family protein, whose protein sequence is MPLYEYKAYNQAGKGIDGIIDAPSRKSAYDKLKKQGFFPREIREEKMDHSLAHSFTVRRDDLAFALTQLATLIGAGIPLTKALESLLLQVEDKNLGKALAHLKSSVQEGKSLAQAMAQDRIFPPLLVKMIEAGETVGNLEIILEHYADFLEKESQSIKKIVGALVYPSVIMFASFGLIFFILTYVAPTLVEVFEGFHKKLPLITVILITAGTFLRKYMVLIILLGALAVYCFIRYVPKRTKDLIKVRFPVIGRAYRYLLLARWARTLGMLHGGGVTILRALEAAREVMDNVIFEQELATVEKSVEKGQSLSGALARLTFFPPLMVQMVETGQQTGELEKMMNVVSGFYEKEMDRRLSLFFQLLEPAMILFLGVVVGFVVVSILLPIFEINRLIK, encoded by the coding sequence ATGCCTCTCTACGAGTATAAAGCTTACAACCAGGCAGGCAAGGGAATCGACGGCATCATTGACGCCCCTTCCCGCAAATCAGCCTATGACAAGCTCAAGAAACAGGGCTTTTTCCCCCGTGAGATCCGTGAAGAGAAGATGGACCACTCACTTGCCCACTCCTTTACCGTCCGCCGTGACGATCTTGCCTTCGCTCTCACGCAGCTCGCCACCCTCATCGGTGCGGGGATTCCCCTCACCAAGGCACTGGAATCCCTGTTGCTTCAGGTTGAGGACAAGAACCTGGGGAAAGCCCTTGCCCACCTGAAATCCTCCGTCCAGGAGGGAAAGAGCCTGGCGCAGGCAATGGCTCAGGACCGCATCTTTCCCCCTCTGCTGGTAAAGATGATCGAAGCCGGAGAGACCGTGGGTAACCTGGAGATCATCCTGGAGCACTATGCCGATTTTCTTGAAAAGGAGTCACAGTCCATAAAGAAGATAGTGGGAGCCCTCGTGTACCCCTCGGTCATCATGTTCGCGAGCTTTGGCCTCATCTTTTTCATTCTTACCTACGTGGCGCCCACACTTGTCGAGGTGTTTGAAGGCTTTCACAAGAAGCTCCCCTTGATCACGGTGATCCTGATCACTGCCGGCACCTTCCTGAGAAAGTACATGGTGCTGATTATTCTGCTTGGCGCCCTTGCCGTGTATTGCTTTATCAGATACGTACCAAAGCGCACGAAGGATCTTATCAAGGTGCGCTTTCCCGTCATCGGGAGGGCATACCGTTATCTGCTGCTGGCCCGGTGGGCGAGGACCCTGGGAATGCTCCATGGAGGCGGCGTGACGATCCTCAGGGCGCTTGAGGCGGCCCGGGAGGTCATGGACAACGTGATCTTTGAGCAGGAGCTCGCCACAGTGGAGAAGAGCGTGGAAAAGGGCCAGTCGCTCTCGGGAGCCCTCGCGCGCCTCACCTTTTTCCCGCCCCTCATGGTGCAGATGGTGGAGACGGGACAGCAGACCGGCGAGCTCGAGAAGATGATGAACGTCGTGTCGGGCTTCTACGAGAAGGAGATGGACCGGCGCCTGAGCCTCTTCTTCCAGCTTCTTGAGCCCGCCATGATCCTTTTCCTGGGCGTGGTGGTAGGCTTTGTAGTCGTATCGATCCTGCTGCCCATCTTTGAGATCAACAGGCTCATCAAGTAG
- a CDS encoding xanthine dehydrogenase family protein molybdopterin-binding subunit codes for MHTKKSAGKATQSQSDEDAEGVPIIGIPFPRADAREKVAGLTAFAADFYRPGMLWAGVKRAGIPHGIIKSIDTAGARAMKGVVAVLTAADIPGVNLHGVVKKDQPVLAGERVRHCGDAVALVVAETRESLTEALGAICCDFEVLPGVFSPQEALREGAPCLHEGTGNVLFSWELVLGKGRDALPECDVTVESEFVTSWQEHAYMETESGWAEQGSDGRITIVCSTQTPFRDRTEVAEVMAMKPGDLRIVAPYAGGAFGGKDGVTVQCYLALAALHGGGRPVKMWLSREESFIASTKRHPSQMRYRLGATSEGFFHFLEAHIVLDTGPYDSLGSVVLALAMEHAAGAYMIPHGVLQGKAVYTNNPVGGAFRGFGVPQVTAAIEQVVDMMALELHADRWELRMKNAVKAGGKTYTGITLTSSTGARECLDRLSMHEGWSGREAWKAAAGHFKKRGTGLALSVHAQGYGPVVPDEACARVELTPGGRFKVYCGVVDMGQGNASANLQIAGAILNQRAQDIELVLPDTDKTQNSGSAAASRCTYTFGNALIGACTALKSSILSKAADIVMTENHDDMLLVPGAVFHRPDGREIPLASIASELGDKDRSASFHFTAPTAPERPGGETMLTACGLPHAIFSYGAHCASVEVDLLTGEATVLKYIAVTDSGAVINPLTYEQQVQGAIVQGIGYALTEEFIVEKGRCATPDLSAYLIPASSDVPEVESVAVELHESTGPFGLKGMGEISINGPLPAIVNAVADACGVRISCYPLTGERILEALKEKSPW; via the coding sequence GTGCACACAAAGAAATCTGCAGGCAAAGCAACGCAATCACAATCTGATGAAGACGCGGAGGGTGTTCCCATCATAGGAATCCCTTTTCCCCGCGCCGACGCCCGGGAGAAGGTGGCAGGCCTCACGGCCTTCGCCGCTGATTTCTACCGCCCCGGCATGCTCTGGGCCGGTGTGAAGCGCGCCGGAATACCCCATGGCATTATAAAGAGCATTGATACTGCAGGGGCCCGTGCCATGAAGGGCGTAGTCGCAGTGCTCACTGCCGCTGACATTCCCGGGGTGAACCTTCACGGCGTGGTAAAGAAGGATCAGCCGGTCCTCGCAGGAGAGAGAGTGCGCCATTGCGGCGATGCCGTGGCGCTTGTCGTCGCCGAGACCAGGGAGTCCCTCACCGAAGCCCTCGGGGCGATTTGCTGCGACTTCGAGGTCCTGCCGGGAGTTTTCTCGCCGCAGGAGGCCCTCAGGGAAGGCGCCCCGTGCCTTCATGAGGGCACGGGGAACGTGCTCTTCTCATGGGAGCTTGTCCTGGGGAAAGGCCGTGATGCCCTCCCGGAATGTGATGTCACTGTGGAGAGTGAATTTGTGACATCGTGGCAGGAGCATGCCTATATGGAGACGGAGTCGGGGTGGGCCGAGCAGGGGAGCGACGGCAGGATAACCATTGTGTGCTCCACGCAGACCCCCTTCCGCGACCGCACCGAAGTGGCGGAAGTGATGGCCATGAAACCCGGGGATTTAAGGATAGTCGCGCCCTATGCCGGCGGTGCTTTTGGAGGCAAGGACGGCGTGACGGTCCAGTGCTATCTCGCGCTTGCCGCCCTCCACGGAGGGGGGAGGCCTGTGAAGATGTGGTTAAGTCGCGAGGAATCTTTCATCGCCTCGACAAAGCGACACCCCTCACAGATGCGCTATCGTCTTGGCGCCACAAGTGAGGGCTTTTTTCATTTTCTTGAGGCCCATATCGTTCTTGACACAGGGCCATATGATTCCCTGGGGAGCGTGGTGCTCGCCCTTGCCATGGAGCACGCTGCCGGCGCCTATATGATTCCTCACGGAGTCCTGCAGGGTAAGGCGGTCTATACCAACAACCCCGTGGGAGGTGCCTTCAGAGGGTTCGGTGTCCCCCAGGTGACGGCAGCCATTGAGCAGGTCGTGGATATGATGGCTTTAGAGCTCCATGCGGACAGGTGGGAGCTCCGCATGAAAAATGCCGTGAAAGCAGGGGGCAAAACCTATACAGGCATCACCCTCACCAGCTCCACAGGGGCCCGTGAATGCCTGGATAGGCTCTCCATGCACGAGGGCTGGAGCGGGAGGGAGGCCTGGAAGGCTGCTGCCGGGCATTTTAAAAAGCGGGGCACCGGCCTGGCGCTCTCGGTGCATGCCCAGGGCTACGGGCCTGTGGTCCCTGACGAGGCCTGTGCCAGAGTGGAGCTCACGCCTGGAGGCAGGTTCAAGGTGTACTGCGGTGTTGTTGACATGGGCCAGGGGAATGCCTCGGCAAACCTCCAGATCGCGGGGGCCATACTGAACCAGAGAGCACAGGATATAGAGCTTGTCCTTCCTGACACTGATAAAACCCAGAACAGCGGCTCCGCCGCCGCAAGCCGCTGCACCTACACTTTTGGGAACGCCCTTATCGGCGCCTGCACGGCCCTCAAGAGCTCCATCCTCAGCAAGGCTGCCGATATCGTGATGACGGAAAATCACGATGATATGCTCCTGGTGCCCGGGGCAGTCTTTCACCGCCCTGACGGCAGGGAGATCCCCCTGGCCTCAATTGCCTCGGAGCTCGGCGACAAAGATCGTTCCGCCTCCTTCCATTTCACCGCCCCTACGGCTCCCGAGCGCCCGGGAGGCGAAACGATGCTCACTGCCTGCGGCCTCCCCCACGCCATATTTTCCTATGGAGCTCATTGCGCCTCAGTGGAAGTGGATCTGCTCACCGGTGAGGCCACGGTTCTCAAGTATATCGCCGTCACGGACAGCGGCGCGGTGATTAACCCTCTGACCTATGAGCAGCAGGTGCAGGGCGCAATAGTCCAGGGAATCGGCTATGCCCTCACTGAGGAGTTTATCGTGGAGAAGGGCCGTTGTGCCACCCCGGATCTCTCAGCGTACCTCATTCCCGCCTCATCAGACGTGCCTGAGGTGGAGTCCGTGGCTGTAGAGCTTCATGAGAGCACCGGGCCCTTCGGCCTCAAGGGGATGGGCGAGATAAGCATCAATGGCCCTCTCCCCGCCATAGTGAATGCCGTCGCCGATGCATGCGGGGTGAGGATATCCTGTTATCCCCTTACCGGCGAGCGCATACTGGAGGCGTTGAAGGAGAAGAGCCCATGGTAA
- a CDS encoding ATP-binding protein — protein MDREHPVVIKLMALEFLIPVALSVSETVVRSMGFDEKVAMALRLATEEIFCYLCRQGSGSTEVKLSFSRGYYYASIEFVFDARDFPMKAFNLTATADAEDESCETGLILASRAVDRFKFSSDGNNLCLVITKEKDYPPMAEGAVPAAVPLKEFSLKRPDSEELKLFLRMLSQYHNPARIHREFHVHGKVVDKMSCGELSCAIAVDKAGHIGGGILWHFYREGLVMLFGPYLLGQTPESPISVALLEHCINNVARTHAIGILAIQTFSPLPEGYFETIGTIYRYDRETGEKIERTLNYRYLREDPCGTMWCHPSIEPFLEQQYRRLYIHRELKHVSEAGEVSTMSAVIITDIDKVMGAVQLFPVWWGPDALEVLEEYVKVIVNDLSCYFILFVMDLGKPWQCLFTPALLSTGFKPAVVVPHGARGDMVLFQYNAESEP, from the coding sequence ATGGACAGAGAGCACCCTGTTGTGATCAAGCTGATGGCCCTTGAGTTTCTCATCCCTGTTGCGCTCTCCGTTTCAGAGACAGTGGTGCGCTCAATGGGCTTCGACGAGAAAGTGGCGATGGCCCTCAGGCTCGCCACGGAGGAGATCTTCTGCTACCTCTGCAGGCAGGGAAGCGGGAGCACTGAGGTGAAGCTCAGTTTCTCCCGGGGCTATTACTATGCGAGCATTGAATTTGTCTTTGATGCGAGGGATTTCCCCATGAAGGCCTTCAACCTGACCGCCACTGCCGATGCGGAAGATGAGAGCTGCGAGACAGGGCTTATTCTGGCCTCGAGGGCCGTGGACCGCTTTAAATTCTCATCGGATGGCAATAACCTCTGCCTTGTCATCACCAAGGAGAAGGATTATCCTCCCATGGCTGAGGGTGCCGTTCCCGCCGCGGTCCCCCTCAAGGAGTTTTCCCTCAAGAGGCCTGACAGCGAGGAATTGAAGCTTTTCCTCAGGATGCTCTCACAGTACCATAATCCGGCCAGAATTCACAGGGAGTTTCATGTTCACGGCAAGGTCGTGGACAAGATGAGCTGCGGAGAGCTCTCCTGTGCCATAGCCGTTGACAAGGCGGGTCATATCGGCGGAGGCATCCTCTGGCACTTTTACCGGGAAGGGCTTGTCATGCTCTTCGGCCCCTATCTGCTGGGTCAGACGCCTGAATCTCCAATAAGCGTGGCACTTCTGGAGCACTGCATCAATAATGTGGCAAGAACCCATGCGATAGGGATACTGGCAATACAGACCTTTTCACCTCTTCCCGAAGGCTACTTTGAGACCATTGGAACCATCTATCGTTATGACAGGGAGACGGGCGAAAAGATAGAGCGCACTCTCAACTATCGTTATCTGCGTGAGGATCCCTGCGGTACCATGTGGTGCCACCCCTCAATCGAGCCTTTTCTTGAGCAGCAGTACCGCAGGCTTTATATCCACAGGGAGCTGAAGCATGTCTCTGAAGCGGGCGAGGTTTCCACGATGAGCGCCGTTATCATCACGGACATTGACAAGGTCATGGGAGCGGTGCAGCTCTTTCCCGTGTGGTGGGGACCTGATGCTCTGGAGGTTCTAGAGGAGTATGTGAAGGTTATCGTCAATGATCTGTCCTGTTACTTTATTCTCTTTGTCATGGATCTCGGGAAGCCCTGGCAGTGCCTTTTTACCCCGGCTCTTCTCTCCACAGGCTTCAAGCCTGCGGTGGTGGTGCCCCATGGCGCCAGGGGCGACATGGTGCTGTTTCAATACAACGCGGAGAGTGAGCCGTGA
- a CDS encoding phosphopantetheine-binding protein, protein MKVTVEELKELMREAGIAKYLVDAIEPDVPLLQQGLDSVDFPVVAVACEKKYGVDLSGAASVSLRTLNDFIAFVARIEK, encoded by the coding sequence ATGAAAGTGACTGTTGAAGAATTGAAAGAGCTTATGAGAGAGGCAGGTATAGCAAAGTACCTCGTTGACGCCATCGAGCCCGATGTGCCCCTTCTGCAGCAGGGCCTCGACTCCGTTGATTTTCCCGTCGTCGCCGTTGCTTGTGAAAAGAAATACGGCGTGGACCTCTCGGGCGCCGCCTCGGTGTCTCTGAGGACCCTCAACGATTTCATTGCTTTCGTTGCCAGGATTGAGAAATAA